In Dermatophilus congolensis, a genomic segment contains:
- the lspA gene encoding signal peptidase II: MLWKKIDSRAAYGAARLMPGVLVLLIGAVVFVLDQWSKCVALRTLEEGPVAVIGDWVRFRLVFNPGAAFSVGESITPVFTVFQAVVGLAVFVAAWRLRSMWWAVTLGLVFGGATGNLFDRLWRPPSFGYGHVVDFISVGSFPVFNVADSAITVAAVMIFVAAVAGWEAFSVAAPQEGDMKFGEAISGQERE, translated from the coding sequence ATGCTCTGGAAAAAAATCGATTCGCGTGCTGCCTATGGAGCTGCACGGCTGATGCCAGGTGTTCTTGTGCTGCTCATTGGCGCGGTCGTGTTTGTCTTGGATCAGTGGTCGAAGTGTGTGGCTTTGCGCACGTTGGAGGAAGGGCCAGTCGCCGTTATTGGGGATTGGGTTCGTTTTCGTTTGGTTTTTAATCCGGGTGCTGCGTTTTCTGTGGGCGAATCTATTACTCCTGTGTTCACGGTTTTTCAGGCTGTGGTTGGGTTGGCAGTGTTCGTGGCTGCCTGGCGTTTGAGGTCTATGTGGTGGGCTGTGACGTTAGGGCTTGTTTTTGGTGGTGCGACTGGAAATCTTTTTGATCGGCTGTGGCGGCCACCTTCGTTTGGTTATGGGCATGTCGTTGACTTCATCTCGGTCGGGTCGTTTCCAGTTTTTAACGTTGCTGATTCGGCGATCACTGTGGCTGCGGTGATGATTTTTGTGGCAGCTGTGGCTGGTTGGGAGGCGTTTTCGGTGGCGGCACCTCAGGAGGGGGATATGAAGTTTGGTGAGGCGATAAGTGGGCAGGAACGCGAATGA
- a CDS encoding RluA family pseudouridine synthase — protein sequence MSEVRRFPVPEGLSGERVDAVLARLFGLSRSKGSKLIEAGDVLVDDVVVSKGDRVSAGAILEVSLPGPELPSGLEVKAEPVPGMRIVHDDSDIVVVDKPVGVAAHPSVGWSGPTVVGGLRAAGYRISTSGAPERQGIVSRLDVGTSGLMVVAKSEHAYSVLKQAFRDRTVDKTYHAVVQGLPDPIVGTIDAPIGRHPGHDFKFAVMRSGKPSVTHYEVLEAFREASLIEVHLETGRTHQIRVHFAATGRPCVGDPLYGADPKLAARLGLIRQWLHAMKLGFIHPDSGRYVEFTSSYPADLADAVDLLRAG from the coding sequence ATGAGTGAAGTGAGACGGTTTCCGGTTCCGGAGGGTCTTAGCGGCGAGCGTGTGGATGCTGTGTTGGCCAGGCTGTTTGGTTTGTCGCGTTCCAAGGGCAGCAAATTAATTGAAGCTGGCGATGTGCTCGTTGATGATGTGGTGGTTTCTAAGGGGGACAGGGTTTCAGCGGGCGCAATTTTGGAAGTGTCATTGCCGGGGCCAGAGTTGCCTTCTGGTTTAGAGGTTAAGGCTGAGCCTGTGCCGGGTATGCGTATCGTGCACGACGATTCGGACATTGTAGTGGTCGATAAGCCAGTGGGTGTGGCTGCGCATCCCAGTGTGGGGTGGTCTGGTCCGACTGTTGTGGGTGGGTTGCGTGCAGCTGGTTATCGGATCTCTACTTCGGGGGCTCCTGAGCGCCAGGGCATTGTGTCGCGTCTTGATGTAGGGACGAGCGGCTTGATGGTTGTTGCGAAGAGTGAACATGCCTATTCGGTACTCAAGCAGGCTTTCCGTGACCGTACTGTTGACAAGACTTATCACGCTGTTGTGCAGGGGCTGCCTGATCCGATTGTCGGTACCATCGATGCTCCGATCGGAAGGCATCCCGGGCATGATTTCAAGTTTGCTGTCATGCGTTCTGGTAAGCCGAGTGTGACGCATTATGAAGTGCTTGAGGCTTTTCGTGAGGCTTCTCTCATTGAGGTTCATCTAGAGACTGGTCGCACACACCAAATTCGTGTGCATTTTGCAGCGACAGGGCGTCCGTGTGTGGGGGATCCCTTGTATGGAGCTGATCCGAAGCTGGCAGCTCGTCTAGGTTTGATACGCCAATGGCTGCATGCAATGAAACTTGGTTTTATCCATCCGGATTCTGGGCGGTACGTGGAATTCACCAGCTCTTATCCCGCGGATCTTGCCGATGCAGTAGATCTTTTGCGTGCAGGATGA
- the ptsP gene encoding phosphoenolpyruvate--protein phosphotransferase — protein sequence MTADRVVLMAPMTGAVVPLEEVPDPVFAKRMVGDGFSIYPMSSELCAPVDGEVIDLHPSKHAVTIRTGEGLEVLMHIGLETVRLDGEGFEALVETGQVVRVGEPLVRFDLAVVSEKATSTLTEVVITNGELVSGVEVVGGLVTVGEDAVARVTLVPGAQLSAQVESAFEGDFVVSEELIIPNPTGMHARPAATLVTLAKELGGESELRYAGKSANATSITSVLALGLTRGSAVQVAARGDNAQKTVERLAAAILSGLGDDIGPDAGSSAAVAASDSSVDSWSGPRSGDPNLLLGVAASTGLAIGHVRQLHVDIADFAEDASDPAEELRVLDAAIERAREQIVALSERVASDDEKAAIFAAHSEIIADPELRTGAVAQINAGRSAPFAWQQSFMAQAAQLAALRDEVLSGRATDIRDVGRRVLAELTGNSGEVMEFEEGTILVAEELTPSDTAALDRSKVVGFATTAGGASSHVAIIARSMGIPAVAGIERAALEVPDGTRVILDGAAGTLRMGADDAEIARIEERQAALAAKHEADLSHAHESAVTTDGYSIEVVANIGNVEDACSAMKYGAEGVGLLRSEFIFLGRSSAPSEDEQTSIYREISRSLHPGQPLVIRTLDVGGDKPLPYLPIEREENPFLGVRGVRVGLERPEVLRTQARAILRAADGGTNLQVMFPMIATLEEFRAAKAIFDAEAVSLGVARVPLGIMVEVPSVAVMASQFAKEVDFFSVGTNDLTSYTLAMDRGHPKLASQVDPCNPAVLQLIGRAAKAAHSEGKWLGVCGGIASDPQAVPFLIGLGVDELSCSIPAIPEIKAAVRAVSFEDCRVLADKALEAGTATEVRALNPLDGQSTSA from the coding sequence ATGACTGCAGATCGCGTGGTCTTGATGGCACCGATGACTGGTGCTGTTGTGCCCTTGGAGGAGGTCCCCGACCCAGTCTTCGCGAAGAGGATGGTCGGGGATGGATTCTCCATCTATCCGATGAGTTCGGAGCTGTGTGCGCCTGTAGATGGTGAGGTGATTGATCTTCATCCTTCTAAGCATGCGGTGACTATTCGGACAGGTGAAGGTCTCGAAGTGCTGATGCACATCGGACTTGAGACCGTGCGTCTTGATGGAGAGGGTTTCGAAGCCCTGGTCGAGACTGGACAGGTTGTTCGAGTTGGTGAACCGTTGGTGCGCTTCGATTTGGCAGTGGTCTCTGAGAAAGCAACTAGCACCTTGACCGAGGTGGTTATCACCAATGGCGAGTTGGTCAGTGGTGTTGAGGTCGTTGGTGGACTAGTGACTGTCGGGGAGGACGCTGTCGCTCGAGTCACGCTTGTGCCTGGGGCGCAGCTTTCTGCTCAGGTGGAATCTGCCTTTGAGGGGGACTTTGTTGTTTCCGAAGAGCTGATCATTCCGAACCCAACGGGTATGCACGCGCGTCCGGCTGCCACTTTGGTGACGTTGGCTAAAGAGCTTGGTGGCGAGTCTGAGCTGCGCTATGCGGGAAAATCTGCAAATGCGACGAGCATCACTAGTGTGCTGGCTCTTGGATTGACTCGGGGTTCTGCTGTGCAGGTGGCTGCGCGTGGCGATAACGCGCAGAAGACGGTGGAGCGTTTGGCTGCGGCAATTCTCAGCGGTCTTGGCGACGATATTGGTCCGGATGCGGGGTCTAGTGCCGCTGTGGCTGCGAGTGATTCTTCTGTCGATTCTTGGTCGGGGCCACGGTCAGGGGATCCGAATCTGCTTCTTGGTGTTGCGGCCTCAACAGGATTGGCGATTGGGCATGTTCGGCAGTTGCATGTTGATATTGCTGACTTTGCCGAAGACGCATCTGATCCTGCTGAAGAGTTGCGAGTGCTCGATGCGGCCATTGAGCGGGCGCGTGAGCAGATTGTGGCGTTGAGTGAGCGCGTTGCTAGCGACGATGAGAAAGCAGCGATTTTCGCCGCGCATAGTGAGATCATCGCTGACCCCGAGTTGCGGACGGGTGCTGTTGCACAGATTAATGCCGGTAGAAGTGCGCCATTTGCTTGGCAGCAGTCGTTTATGGCGCAGGCGGCACAGTTGGCTGCGCTCCGTGATGAGGTTTTGTCTGGGCGGGCGACAGATATTCGTGATGTTGGTCGGCGAGTGCTTGCTGAGCTGACAGGCAATTCCGGCGAGGTGATGGAGTTTGAGGAGGGAACCATCCTTGTTGCTGAGGAACTCACTCCGTCTGACACTGCAGCCCTTGATCGCAGCAAGGTTGTTGGGTTTGCTACTACCGCTGGTGGAGCCTCGAGCCACGTAGCGATTATTGCCCGCAGCATGGGGATTCCTGCGGTGGCTGGTATTGAGCGCGCAGCGCTGGAAGTGCCTGACGGAACGCGGGTTATTCTCGATGGCGCAGCTGGTACTTTGCGTATGGGGGCTGATGATGCCGAGATCGCGCGTATTGAAGAACGTCAGGCAGCATTGGCTGCTAAGCACGAGGCAGACCTATCTCACGCGCATGAGAGTGCGGTGACGACGGATGGATACTCCATTGAGGTTGTAGCCAACATTGGCAACGTTGAGGATGCATGTTCGGCGATGAAATATGGCGCCGAGGGTGTTGGCTTGTTGCGGAGTGAGTTTATTTTCTTGGGGCGTTCGTCTGCTCCAAGCGAAGATGAGCAGACGAGTATTTATCGCGAGATTTCTCGTTCGCTGCATCCCGGGCAGCCGTTGGTGATTCGCACGCTTGATGTTGGTGGGGATAAGCCATTGCCCTACCTACCTATTGAGCGTGAAGAAAATCCCTTCCTCGGTGTTCGGGGGGTGCGTGTGGGATTGGAGCGACCGGAGGTGTTGCGCACTCAGGCCAGGGCAATTCTCCGCGCCGCAGATGGTGGCACGAATTTGCAGGTCATGTTTCCGATGATCGCTACTCTTGAAGAATTCCGTGCCGCCAAGGCGATCTTTGATGCTGAGGCTGTTTCCCTTGGTGTAGCGCGCGTGCCGTTGGGAATCATGGTTGAGGTTCCTTCTGTGGCTGTGATGGCTTCACAATTCGCAAAAGAAGTCGATTTCTTTAGTGTCGGCACTAATGATTTGACGAGTTATACGCTTGCGATGGATCGCGGGCATCCTAAGCTGGCCAGTCAGGTGGATCCGTGCAATCCGGCGGTACTGCAACTGATTGGTCGAGCAGCGAAAGCTGCACATTCTGAAGGAAAGTGGCTGGGAGTTTGCGGCGGAATAGCGTCTGATCCTCAAGCCGTTCCTTTCCTTATTGGGCTTGGCGTGGATGAGCTTTCGTGCTCGATTCCTGCTATCCCGGAGATTAAAGCCGCAGTACGTGCGGTTTCATTTGAAGACTGTCGTGTGTTGGCCGACAAAGCCCTTGAAGCTGGCACTGCGACTGAGGTGAGAGCCCTCAATCCCCTTGATGGTCAGTCCACGTCGGCCTGA
- a CDS encoding DivIVA domain-containing protein — protein sequence MALTPEDILNKNFTATQFRRGYDEQEVDDFLDEIVAEFRRLNAENADLRRRAETGGGGATDGRIDPAQLEAEVAERIAAVKRRAEEQVAAVEREAEKRIAAAREEAAAQASAAPPAPSPVAESGSTDAAGVIALAQRVHDEYVAQGKAEHERLVNEATVTRDKMMSEVRVQRDSMLADATTKRDTLLREAQQRHDDLVRTGQQKHADLVSSAQEQHDRLTGEAQATHTRLLGEARSEADQLVGEAQRRRQEILAALEGEKSSLEAAISGLRSFESEYRTRLRSYLEKQLGALESQAPMAPAGLGDA from the coding sequence ATGGCTCTCACGCCAGAAGACATTCTCAACAAAAACTTCACAGCCACTCAGTTCCGTCGTGGGTACGACGAGCAGGAGGTCGATGACTTCCTCGACGAGATCGTTGCGGAGTTCCGTCGACTCAACGCTGAGAACGCGGACTTGCGGCGGCGTGCTGAGACCGGTGGTGGCGGCGCCACCGATGGTCGCATTGACCCTGCACAGCTCGAGGCCGAGGTGGCCGAGCGTATCGCTGCGGTGAAGCGGCGTGCCGAAGAGCAGGTTGCTGCGGTTGAGCGTGAGGCAGAGAAGAGGATCGCCGCGGCTCGTGAGGAGGCAGCTGCTCAGGCGAGTGCAGCTCCGCCTGCGCCGAGTCCTGTGGCTGAGTCTGGCTCTACTGATGCTGCCGGTGTTATTGCCCTGGCTCAGCGAGTGCACGATGAGTACGTTGCGCAGGGTAAAGCCGAGCACGAGCGCTTGGTGAATGAGGCGACGGTTACTCGCGACAAGATGATGAGCGAGGTTCGGGTTCAGCGGGATTCCATGCTTGCTGATGCCACCACTAAGCGTGACACGTTGCTGCGAGAAGCTCAGCAGCGGCATGACGACTTGGTCCGTACTGGTCAGCAGAAACATGCGGACTTGGTTTCCTCCGCGCAGGAGCAGCATGATCGGTTGACGGGCGAGGCCCAGGCCACGCATACGCGTTTGCTTGGTGAGGCGCGTAGTGAAGCTGATCAGCTTGTTGGTGAGGCGCAGCGCCGTCGTCAGGAAATTTTGGCGGCTCTGGAGGGAGAGAAATCTTCTCTGGAGGCTGCTATCAGTGGCTTGCGTTCTTTTGAGTCTGAGTACCGTACGCGCCTGCGTTCGTACCTGGAGAAGCAGCTGGGCGCTCTTGAGTCGCAGGCTCCTATGGCACCTGCTGGTCTTGGTGACGCCTGA
- a CDS encoding cell division protein SepF, with protein sequence MAGALHKAMVYLGLTDEVDRYDEEYANGYRRATDGAADGRDHRSRGHHAASAVSDREAQGDEWGASQADAPTPIRRSAPVSSAAAVAQEDVHDSEEYHAEVAQFPRRVPVSEVVDDVEVMGVHRITTIHPRTYNEAKKVGEAFRDGTPVIMNLSDLDDADAKRLVDFAAGLVFGLAGSIERVTNKVFLLSPSDVEVTTTSEVEDGGAHAGVFDQH encoded by the coding sequence AATGGTGTACCTGGGTCTGACCGATGAGGTCGACCGTTATGACGAGGAGTACGCCAACGGATACCGTCGTGCCACAGATGGCGCAGCGGATGGTCGCGATCACCGGTCTAGGGGGCATCATGCTGCGTCCGCTGTGTCGGATCGGGAAGCTCAGGGGGATGAGTGGGGGGCTTCGCAAGCAGATGCTCCTACTCCTATCCGTCGTTCGGCGCCGGTGTCGTCGGCTGCGGCGGTTGCCCAGGAGGATGTGCATGATAGTGAGGAATATCACGCTGAAGTGGCGCAGTTTCCGCGTCGGGTTCCTGTTTCAGAGGTAGTTGACGATGTGGAGGTCATGGGCGTGCATCGCATTACCACCATTCACCCTCGTACGTATAACGAGGCTAAGAAGGTGGGAGAGGCGTTCCGTGATGGGACGCCGGTGATCATGAATCTGTCGGATCTGGATGACGCGGATGCTAAGCGTTTGGTGGATTTTGCGGCGGGTTTGGTGTTTGGGTTGGCTGGGTCGATTGAGCGGGTGACGAACAAGGTGTTTCTTTTGTCGCCTTCTGATGTGGAGGTGACGACCACGTCTGAAGTCGAGGACGGTGGTGCACATGCCGGAGTGTTTGATCAGCACTAA
- a CDS encoding YggT family protein, translating to MQGFFALVAWLLNLYMFVLIARLVIDWIQLLARDWRPKGVILMLCEGVYTMTDPPLKALRKAIPPLRLGAVALDLSFLVLILMISLLVGFFQQLS from the coding sequence ATGCAGGGATTTTTTGCTCTTGTGGCGTGGTTGCTGAACCTCTATATGTTCGTGTTGATTGCCCGGCTGGTCATTGACTGGATTCAGCTCTTGGCGCGTGATTGGCGGCCTAAGGGTGTGATTCTTATGCTTTGTGAGGGGGTCTACACGATGACGGATCCGCCTCTGAAAGCCTTGCGGAAAGCTATTCCTCCGCTGCGTTTGGGGGCTGTTGCATTGGATCTGTCGTTCCTCGTACTCATTCTCATGATTTCCTTGCTGGTAGGCTTTTTTCAACAGCTCAGTTGA